A region from the Saccharomonospora azurea NA-128 genome encodes:
- a CDS encoding DUF1990 family protein — MERVRQGAAVVSRWLWGTTLVTWRYLWDTTPLHRYECRGDEHDGAPPVPEHVVDDRAQLAADGHGPFFHRRFQVRIADARLDAAQLVDRVICDFEHFVPREVVGIRADGVNGRGLDVGDELLVEMPGPWNGPVRVTHRDTTSLRFVTLRGHLEAGQVEFRADSEDGVLVFVIELWARPAGRLVHLLYSHLRLAKEVQLNMWVRFCLAAVATSGGRLLDGVHVDTRSLDPAGAGC; from the coding sequence ATGGAGCGAGTTCGTCAGGGGGCTGCCGTCGTGTCGCGGTGGCTCTGGGGCACCACCCTCGTCACCTGGCGGTACCTCTGGGACACCACGCCACTGCACCGGTACGAATGCCGGGGAGACGAGCACGACGGGGCCCCGCCGGTACCGGAGCACGTCGTCGACGACCGCGCGCAGCTGGCGGCGGACGGGCACGGGCCGTTCTTCCACCGGCGGTTCCAGGTGAGGATCGCGGACGCCCGGCTCGACGCCGCGCAGCTCGTCGACCGCGTGATCTGCGACTTCGAACACTTCGTTCCCCGTGAGGTCGTCGGCATCCGGGCCGACGGCGTGAACGGACGAGGGCTCGACGTCGGCGACGAGCTGCTGGTGGAGATGCCGGGCCCCTGGAACGGTCCGGTGCGGGTCACGCACCGGGACACCACGTCGTTGCGGTTCGTGACGCTGCGCGGTCACCTGGAGGCCGGGCAGGTGGAGTTCCGCGCCGATTCCGAGGACGGGGTGCTCGTGTTCGTGATCGAACTCTGGGCGCGCCCCGCCGGCCGGCTCGTGCACCTGCTGTACTCGCACCTGCGGCTGGCCAAGGAGGTGCAGCTCAACATGTGGGTGCGCTTCTGTCTGGCCGCGGTCGCGACCTCCGGAGGACGGCTCCTCGACGGCGTGCACGTCGACACCCGCAGCCTCGACCCCGCCGGGGCCGGGTGTTGA
- a CDS encoding DUF1990 family protein, giving the protein MTPRGDWVFGHLDPARAWADLADADINYSVDEVRRPAWNIDTHHAALPAEKPGEPEPGGSWEAARELVRDYEFSPPEIIRAVFDPASPLLGRDLLLEARFHLMHFYCGVRITDVVDEHRANGDRAWGWAYETLEGHLERGKVTYEVVKHQHSGEVEFVASSYSQDAPTLGRLTSLGWRLFGRRTQLRFYRRCGERLRGFVEARLRGEQAPAGEGMRVGRLVVAPTDAALHRWDTLALHRVAPG; this is encoded by the coding sequence GTGACCCCGCGGGGCGACTGGGTCTTCGGGCACCTCGACCCCGCACGGGCGTGGGCCGACCTCGCCGACGCCGACATCAACTACTCGGTCGACGAGGTGCGCCGTCCCGCCTGGAACATCGACACGCACCACGCCGCGCTGCCTGCGGAGAAGCCGGGGGAGCCGGAGCCGGGCGGCTCCTGGGAGGCTGCCCGCGAGTTGGTGCGGGACTACGAGTTCTCCCCGCCCGAGATCATCCGGGCCGTGTTCGACCCGGCCTCTCCCCTGCTCGGGCGCGACCTGCTGCTGGAAGCCCGGTTCCACCTGATGCACTTCTACTGCGGTGTGCGGATCACCGACGTCGTCGACGAACACCGCGCCAACGGCGACAGAGCGTGGGGCTGGGCGTACGAGACGCTGGAGGGCCACCTGGAGCGCGGCAAGGTCACCTACGAGGTGGTGAAACACCAGCACTCGGGGGAGGTCGAGTTCGTGGCGTCCAGCTACTCCCAGGACGCGCCGACGCTCGGCCGTCTCACCTCGCTGGGCTGGCGCCTCTTCGGGCGCCGCACCCAGTTGCGCTTCTACCGCCGCTGCGGTGAACGGCTGCGCGGCTTCGTGGAGGCCCGGCTGCGCGGGGAGCAGGCCCCCGCCGGGGAGGGGATGCGAGTCGGCCGGCTGGTGGTCGCTCCCACGGACGCCGCGCTCCACCGCTGGGACACCCTGGCGCTGCACCGGGTCGCCCCCGGGTGA
- a CDS encoding 2,3-dihydro-2,3-dihydroxybenzoate dehydrogenase, with amino-acid sequence MGSQGIDGKVALVTGAGRGIGAAVARALRDNGAVVAAADRSPDVRESYADSERITGFTTDVTDSRAVADLVAEVESTLGPIDVLANVAGVLQLGTVVECTDEEWARTFDVNSTGVFTVSREVTRRMIPRRRGCVVTVSSNAAGVPRSGMAAYAASKAAATMFTKCLGLELAEYGIRCNVVAPGSTDTPMQRSMWTEQGADPVVRGDLDSYRVGIPLGRIAAPEDIAAAVVFLASDQARHITMHDLYVDGGATLRA; translated from the coding sequence GTGGGTTCACAGGGAATCGACGGAAAGGTCGCCTTGGTCACCGGGGCGGGTCGGGGAATCGGTGCGGCGGTGGCCCGCGCACTGCGCGACAACGGGGCCGTGGTCGCGGCGGCCGACCGCTCCCCCGACGTTCGCGAGTCCTACGCGGACAGTGAAAGGATCACCGGTTTCACCACCGACGTCACGGATTCGAGGGCGGTCGCCGACCTCGTCGCCGAGGTCGAGAGCACGCTGGGGCCGATCGACGTGCTCGCCAACGTGGCGGGCGTGCTGCAGCTCGGCACCGTGGTGGAGTGCACCGACGAGGAATGGGCACGCACGTTCGACGTCAATTCGACGGGCGTTTTCACCGTGTCCCGAGAAGTCACCCGGAGAATGATTCCCCGGCGCCGCGGCTGCGTGGTCACGGTGTCGTCGAATGCGGCCGGAGTGCCGCGCAGCGGAATGGCCGCCTATGCCGCATCGAAGGCCGCCGCGACCATGTTCACGAAATGCCTCGGCCTCGAACTCGCGGAGTACGGCATCCGGTGCAACGTCGTGGCACCGGGATCGACGGACACCCCGATGCAGCGGTCGATGTGGACGGAGCAGGGCGCCGATCCGGTCGTGCGGGGCGATCTGGACAGCTACCGCGTGGGCATCCCCCTCGGCCGGATCGCCGCCCCGGAGGACATCGCCGCGGCGGTGGTGTTCCTGGCCTCCGACCAGGCGCGGCACATCACGATGCACGACCTCTACGTGGACGGGGGTGCGACCCTGCGCGCGTGA